A window of the Phaseolus vulgaris cultivar G19833 chromosome 5, P. vulgaris v2.0, whole genome shotgun sequence genome harbors these coding sequences:
- the LOC137835549 gene encoding aconitate hydratase, cytoplasmic-like codes for MASAASSLLRASRSKLASSTSSTVSRAFSRSIPGRSSGSSSAARSFGSAVPRWSHGVDWRSPLGLRHQIRAVAPLIERFHRRIATSALDNPFKGNLTSLPKPGGGEFGKFYSLPSLNDPRIDRLPYSIRILLESAIRNCDNFQVTKEDVEKIIDWENSSVKQVEIPFKPARVLLQDFTGVPAVVDLACMRDAMNKLGSDSNKINPLVPVDLVIDHSVQVDVARSENAVQANMELEFQRNQERFAFLKWGSNAFRNMLVVPPGSGIVHQVNLEYLGRVVFNNEGLLYPDSVVGTDSHTTMIDGLGVAGWGVGGIEAEAAMLGQPMSMVLPGVVGFKLSGKLRNGVTATDLVLTVTQILRKHGVVGKFVEFYGDGMGELSLADRATIANMSPEYGATMGFFPVDHVTLQYLKLTGRSDETVAMIEAYLRQNKLFIDYNEPQPDRVYSSYLELNLDEVEPCISGPKRPHDRVPLKEMKADWHSCLDNKVGFKGFAIPKDVQGKVAKFDFHGQPAEIKHGSVVIAAITSCTNTSNPSVMLGAGLVAKKAHELGLKVKPWVKTSLAPGSGVVTKYLLKSGLQKYLNEQGFNIVGFGCTTCIGNSGELDQSVASAISENDIVASAVLSGNRNFEGRVHPLTRANYLASPPLVVAYALAGTVDIDFEKEPIGTGKDGKNIFLRDVWPSTQEIADAVQSSVLPDMFRSTYEAITKGNTMWNQLQVPAETLYSWDPKSTYIHEPPYFKGMTMDPPGAHGVKDAYCLLNFGDSITTDHISPAGNINKDSPAAKYLLERGVEQKDFNSYGSRRGNDEVMARGTFANIRLVNKLLNGEVGAKTVHIPTGEKLYVFDAAQRYKAEGKDTIVLAGAEYGSGSSRDWAAKGPMLLGVKAVIAKSFERIHRSNLVGMGIIPLCFKSGEDADTLGLTGHERYTIDLPSKISEIRPGQDVTVTTDNGKSFTCTARFDTEVELAYFNHGGILPYVIRNLIKQ; via the exons ATGGCTTCCGCAGCCTCTTCGCTCCTCCGAGCTTCTCGCTCCAAGCTTGCTTCCTCTACCTCCTCTACAGTTTCTAGAGCCTTCTCTCGTTCCATTCCTGGCCGATCATCCGGCTCCTCCTCCGCCGCGCGCTCCTTCGGCTCCGCCGTTCCGCGATGGAGCCACGGCGTCGATTGGCGCTCTCCTCTCGGCCTCCGCCATCAGATCAGAGCCGTCGCTCCCCTCATCGAACGCTTCCACCGGAGGATCGCCACTAGTG CTCTTGATAATCCTTTCAAGGGAAATCTAACGAGTCTCCCTAAGCCTGGTGGTGGCGAGTTTGGAAAGTTCTACAGCCTCCCGTCGCTCAATGATCCGAGAATTG ATAGGTTGCCATACTCTATCAGAATTCTGCTTGAATCTGCCATCCGTAATTGTGACAACTTCCAAGTTACTAAGGAAGATGTTGAAAAGATTATTGACTGGGAAAACTCTTCTGTGAAGCAAGTTGAGATTCCTTTCAAGCCTGCTCGTGTTTTGCTGCAG GATTTTACTGGAGTCCCTGCTGTTGTTGACCTGGCTTGCATGCGTGATGCTATGAATAAGCTTGGCAGTGATTCTAATAAGATCAATCCTCTG GTTCCTGTTGATCTTGTCATTGATCATTCAGTTCAAGTTGATGTAGCAAGGTCAGAGAATGCAGTGCAGGCCAATATGGAGCTCGAGTTCCAGAGAAACCAGGAGAGATTTGCTTTTCTTAAATGGGGGTCTAATGCTTTCCGTAACATGCTTGTTGTCCCTCCCGGTTCTGGTATAGTACATCAA GTCAATCTTGAATATCTTGGACGTGTTGTTTTCAACAATGAAGGCTTGCTCTATCCGGACAGTGTTGTTGGGACTGATTCACATACAACAATGATTGATGGGCTTGGAGTTGCTGGATGGGGTGTTGGGGGTATAGAAGCAGAGGCAGCAATGCTTGGCCAG CCTATGAGCATGGTGTTACCTGGTGTTGTTGGGTTCAAGTTATCTGGAAAGTTGCGCAATGGAGTTACAGCAACTGACTTGGTTCTAACTGTGACACAAATTCTTAGGAAACATGGTGTTGTGGGgaaatttgttgaattttatg GTGATGGTATGGGTGAGTTATCATTAGCCGATAGGGCCACAATTGCCAATATGTCTCCTGAATATGGTGCAACCATGGGCTTCTTCCCTGTAGACCACGTAACATTACAATACCTCAAGTTAACTGGAAGAAGTGATGAGACT GTGGCAATGATAGAGGCCTATCTCAGGCAAAACAAATTGTTTATTGACTATAATGAG CCTCAACCGGACAGAGTTTATTCATCCTATCTCGAATTGAACCTTGACGAAGTCGAACCATGCATCTCGGGACCCAAGAG ACCTCATGATCGGGTGCCTTTGAAAGAAATGAAGGCTGATTGGCATTCTTGTCTAGACAACAAAGTGGGATTTAAG GGATTTGCTATACCAAAAGACGTGCAAGGAAAAGTTgcaaaatttgattttcatgGGCAGCCAGCGGAGATCAAGCATGGCAGTGTTGTGATTGCTGCAATCACAAGCTGTACAAATACATCAAACCCAAGTGTTATGCTTGGGGCTGGTCTTGTAGCAAAGAAGGCTCATGAGCTTGGTTTGAAG GTTAAGCCGTGGGTAAAAACAAGTCTTGCTCCTGGATCTGGAGTTGTTACAAAATATCTACTAAAGAG TGGCCTGCAAAAGTATCTAAATGAGCAGGGTTTCAATATTGTTGGATTTGGCTGTACCACATGTATTGGCAATTCTGGGGAACTGGACCAGTCAGTTGCTTCTGCCATATCTGAAAACG ATATAGTGGCTTCTGCTGTGTTGTCTGGGAACCGCAATTTTGAGGGCCGTGTGCACCCCTTGACAAGAGCTAACTACCTTGCGTCACCACCTCTAGTTGTTGCTTATGCTCTTGCTGGCACA gttgacattgactttgaaaAGGAGCCAATAGGAACAGGGAAGGATGGAAAGAATATTTTCTTGAGGGATGTTTGGCCATCCACTCAAGAAATTGCAGAT GCTGTTCAATCCAGTGTGTTGCCTGACATGTTCCGAAGTACATATGAAGCTATTACCAAAGGTAACACAATGTGGAACCAACTGCAAGTCCCTGCTGAGACCCTGTACTCATGGGACCCCAAGTCAACATATATTCATGAACCTCCATACTTCAAGGGCATGACCATGGATCCTCCTGGAGCTCATGGTGTGAAAGATGCCTACTGTCtgctgaattttggtgacagCATAACAACTGATCACATTTCTCCTGCTGGAAACATTAACAAGGACAGTCCTGCTGCAAAATACCTTCTGGAGCGAGGGGTGGAACAAAAGGACTTCAATTCATATGGAAGTCGCCGTGGCAATGATGAAGTGATGGCGAGGGGAACTTTTGCAAACATTCGTCTTGTTAACAAGCTCTTGAATGGGGAGGTCGGCGCCAAGACAGTTCACATTCCCACCGGGGAGAAGCTTTATGTGTTTGATGCAGCGCAG AGATACAAGGCCGAGGGGAAGGACACCATTGTTCTGGCTGGAGCTGAGTATGGTAGTGGGAGTTCCAGAGATTGGGCCGCCAAGGGTCCCATGCTATTG GGTGTCAAAGCTGTGATAGCTAAAAGTTTTGAGAGAATTCATCGTAGTAATTTGGTAGGAATGGGTATTATTCCTCTGTGCTTTAAATCTGGTGAGGACGCTGACACATTAGGATTGACCGGCCACGAACGTTATACTATTGACCTCCCGAGTAAAATCAGCGAGATAAGGCCTGGCCAAGATGTCACCGTAACAACGGATAATGGAAAATCTTTCACCTGCACAGCTCGCTTCGACACTGAG GTGGAACTTGCTTACTTTAACCATGGGGGTATACTTCCGTATGTGATCAGGAACCTCATTAAGCAGTGA